From the Gemmatimonadaceae bacterium genome, one window contains:
- a CDS encoding ABC transporter permease, with amino-acid sequence MFRDLAYAARSLRKNPGFTITALITLALGIGATTAIFSVVNAVLLRPLPYADADRLVVITSDMVARDVNDFPLAPGDVKQMRDGGTLFSGIAALTTFRIPTVDDKGNTEQIRGAQVTTNLLSVLGEHVVAGRDFSDADGTAPQITLGPDGRPVASSTPPPPPVAILAYGYWQRRFGGDRAVVGTVIPVGPARAEVVGIAPPGLELLFPPSFHVERTPDVYLAARIDWATASHINVGWRAVARMRPGVSASAAQSQMNTVATDLNALVPIKQTAGFRLRVVPMHQEMVADARSAILALMGGVTFVLLIACANVANLLLVRTSRRERELAVRAALGGSRTRLMRQMLAEAVLLSAGGALLGIGLAALGVKLLVAIGPQDLPTIGRVAIDPTALAFSIGAGVLAAAVFGVVPALRASRPDIVRVLRSSSRTSELGAGRALRNGVVTAEVALAFVLLVGSGLMLRSFAVLTRADPGFDSQGLLTFQARSPAGGPPEARAAFSRLMQERLAGMPGVTGVAAGTPVPFSGGDATARWGTETAVNDPAAFREADLGIVTPGYFRVMHTRVLAGRTFTEADNVPTSTSVVIDRALAARAFPGQSAVGKRLYVRYRSDDPEWVDVIGVVDQVRRDSPASDGPEQMYVTDGEIGFGIATWIVRTSGDPARLESTVRSTIAQIDPKIPIVAMKPMGEYLRDARAPTRFALVLVGAFAVIALVLAAVGLYGVLSTIVRQRTAEIGVRMAFGAPKGRIFAQMVGEGMRLGVVGVALGVAAALALTRSMRSMLVGVAPTDPITFVAIAVIFLGIAALSCWLPARRAAALDPADALRGD; translated from the coding sequence ATGTTCCGCGACCTCGCGTACGCCGCCCGTTCCCTTCGCAAGAATCCAGGGTTCACGATCACGGCGCTGATCACGCTCGCCCTCGGGATCGGCGCCACCACCGCGATCTTCAGCGTGGTGAACGCGGTGCTGCTGCGCCCGCTGCCGTACGCCGACGCGGACCGTCTCGTCGTCATCACGTCGGACATGGTGGCGCGGGACGTGAACGATTTTCCGCTGGCGCCGGGTGACGTCAAGCAGATGCGCGACGGGGGGACACTGTTCTCGGGGATCGCCGCGCTCACGACGTTCCGAATCCCGACCGTGGATGACAAGGGCAACACCGAACAGATCCGCGGCGCGCAGGTCACGACGAACCTCCTGAGCGTGCTCGGCGAGCATGTCGTGGCGGGGCGCGACTTCAGCGATGCCGACGGCACGGCGCCTCAGATCACGCTCGGTCCCGACGGCCGGCCGGTGGCGTCGAGCACGCCCCCGCCCCCGCCGGTCGCCATCCTTGCCTACGGATACTGGCAGCGTCGTTTCGGCGGCGATCGCGCGGTGGTGGGGACGGTGATCCCCGTCGGTCCCGCGCGCGCCGAGGTGGTCGGCATCGCGCCACCCGGCCTCGAGCTGCTGTTTCCGCCGAGTTTTCACGTTGAGCGCACGCCGGACGTGTACCTCGCCGCGCGCATCGACTGGGCCACCGCATCGCACATCAACGTGGGGTGGCGCGCCGTGGCCCGCATGAGGCCCGGCGTTTCGGCGTCGGCCGCTCAGTCGCAGATGAACACCGTGGCCACGGACCTCAACGCGCTCGTCCCGATCAAGCAGACCGCCGGGTTCCGGCTGCGCGTCGTGCCGATGCACCAGGAGATGGTGGCCGACGCGCGTTCGGCCATCCTCGCCCTCATGGGCGGCGTGACGTTCGTGCTCCTCATCGCCTGTGCCAACGTGGCGAACCTCCTGCTCGTGCGCACGTCCCGTCGCGAGCGCGAGTTGGCCGTCCGCGCGGCGCTCGGCGGCAGCCGCACGCGGCTGATGCGCCAGATGCTCGCGGAGGCCGTGCTGCTCTCCGCGGGCGGCGCCCTGCTGGGCATCGGACTCGCCGCCCTGGGCGTGAAGCTGCTGGTCGCCATCGGCCCCCAGGATCTGCCGACGATCGGCCGCGTGGCCATCGACCCGACGGCGCTCGCGTTCAGCATCGGCGCCGGCGTGCTGGCTGCGGCCGTGTTCGGAGTCGTGCCGGCGTTGCGGGCGTCGCGTCCGGACATCGTGCGCGTGTTGCGTTCGAGCAGCCGGACGTCTGAGCTGGGGGCCGGGCGCGCGTTGCGCAACGGGGTCGTGACCGCTGAGGTGGCTCTGGCGTTCGTGCTGCTGGTGGGGAGCGGACTCATGCTGCGCAGCTTCGCCGTGTTGACGCGGGCGGATCCCGGCTTCGATTCGCAGGGGCTCCTGACCTTCCAGGCGCGGAGTCCGGCGGGCGGCCCCCCAGAGGCGCGGGCGGCATTCAGCCGCCTGATGCAGGAGCGGCTCGCCGGGATGCCGGGGGTCACCGGCGTCGCGGCCGGCACTCCGGTGCCGTTCAGCGGCGGCGACGCCACGGCGCGCTGGGGCACCGAGACCGCCGTCAATGATCCCGCGGCGTTCCGGGAAGCCGACCTCGGCATCGTGACGCCGGGATACTTCCGCGTCATGCACACGAGGGTGTTGGCCGGGCGCACGTTCACCGAGGCCGACAACGTGCCGACGTCGACATCGGTCGTGATCGATCGGGCGCTCGCGGCCAGAGCATTTCCGGGACAGTCCGCGGTGGGGAAGCGGCTCTACGTTCGCTATCGCAGCGACGATCCGGAGTGGGTGGATGTGATCGGGGTGGTGGATCAGGTGCGGCGCGACTCGCCGGCGTCGGATGGGCCGGAGCAGATGTACGTGACCGACGGTGAGATCGGCTTCGGAATCGCGACGTGGATCGTGCGCACGTCCGGCGATCCGGCGCGACTGGAGTCGACGGTGCGATCCACCATCGCGCAGATCGACCCGAAGATTCCGATCGTCGCCATGAAACCGATGGGTGAATACCTGCGCGACGCGCGCGCCCCCACGCGATTCGCGCTCGTCCTGGTCGGTGCCTTTGCCGTGATTGCCCTCGTGCTCGCCGCCGTGGGGCTGTACGGCGTGTTGTCCACCATCGTCCGTCAGCGCACCGCCGAGATCGGGGTGCGGATGGCGTTCGGCGCGCCCAAGGGGCGCATCTTCGCGCAGATGGTCGGCGAGGGGATGCGACTCGGCGTGGTCGGCGTGGCGCTCGGCGTGGCCGCGGCGCTGGCGCTCACGCGCTCCATGCGGAGCATGTTGGTTGGCGTGGCGCCCACGGACCCGATCACGTTCGTGGCGATCGCCGTGATCTTCCTGGGCATCGCCGCGCTGTCGTGCTGGCTCCCCGCGCGTCGGGCGGCGGCGTTGGATCC